A single window of Vigna radiata var. radiata cultivar VC1973A chromosome 4, Vradiata_ver6, whole genome shotgun sequence DNA harbors:
- the LOC106758658 gene encoding zinc finger protein 1 has translation MLSEISDMEGMAMEELVSCNNDPTNIAKGKRTKRRLRPLSPCVVNAVTATAAAMTSSCSSASGGGGGSFSSITLEEEEEDMANCLILLAQGRGGSDPLHHKDLCDDVKTEKGGSKIEFYVYECKTCNRTFPSFQALGGHRASHKKPKVEEKKSPPPSSSPQLFNFEETKVNHMKISPSVSLQLGCGNNRGGLNFHGNKSKIHECSICGSEFTSGQALGGHMRRHRSSNNNNTNNINTVVVQTTTTTTTTSEGAVEVKPRSVLQLDLNLPAPEDDLRESKFQFSGNQNSMMLSAAPALVGCHY, from the coding sequence ATGTTGTCAGAAATATCAGACATGGAAGGCATGGCCATGGAGGAACTTGTCTCATGCAACAACGATCCCACCAACATAGCCAAAGGGAAGCGGACAAAGCGCCGCCTCAGGCCTTTGTCACCTTGTGTTGTCAACGCCGTTACTGCCACGGCCGCCGCCATGACATCAAGCTGTTCCAGTGCTTCTGGCGGCGGCGGTGGGTCGTTTTCGTCTATCACCttggaggaggaagaggaagacaTGGCAAACTGTTTGATTCTCCTGGCACAGGGAAGAGGAGGAAGCGATCCTCTTCATCACAAGGACTTATGTGATGATGTCAAGACGGAGAAGGGTGGCagcaaaattgaattttatgtttacGAGTGCAAAACATGCAACAGAACATTCCCTTCTTTTCAAGCACTCGGTGGGCACAGGGCGAGTCACAAGAAGCCCAAGGTTGAGGAAAAGAAATCCCCACCACCGTCTTCGTCGCCGCaactatttaattttgaagaaaCGAAAGTGAATCACATGAAGATTAGCCCTTCCGTTTCGCTTCAATTAGGGTGTGGAAACAATAGGGGTGGCTTAAATTTCCATGGGAACAAGTCCAAGATTCACGAGTGTTCCATTTGTGGGTCAGAATTCACATCAGGACAAGCATTGGGTGGCCACATGAGGAGGCATAGGTCATCTAACaacaataatactaataatatcaATACAGTTGTTGTTCagacgacgacgacgacgacgacAACTTCTGAGGGTGCCGTTGAAGTTAAGCCTCGGAGTGTTCTACAATTAGATCTGAACCTGCCGGCGCCGGAGGACGATCTCCGGGAGTCGAAGTTTCAGTTTTCGGGGAATCAGAATTCCATGATGCTGTCGGCTGCTCCGGCTTTGGTGGGATGCCATTATTAG
- the LOC106759014 gene encoding protein SENSITIVE TO PROTON RHIZOTOXICITY 2, translating to MISRVTSSFQNHQGLEMFPEHEDLVSPSVESGSVSHSSTLLFNLSILKDKVSEVQTLVGVILSPNQTLPESTSMAISSMNSTIQEILVTASSMMFACQQMALTTPPGTTNNNTTTCTHKLHQPNKLLPHSNFPTNTSLLGNIAIDISDHHQGCLFSSTESEALDWFSESYNNNKDDNSNSNISKTKEDDPGVVIGENKMIISRGGAPREEHELNEEGYSHSDIIELDAADLLAKYTHYCQICGKGFKRDANLRMHMRAHGDEYKTNAALSNPIKNKGKLEEVLMGVKAKRYSCPEEGCRWNQKHAKFQPLKSMICAKNHYKRSHCPKMYVCKRCNQKQFSVLSDLRTHEKHCGDLKWQCSCGTSFSRKDKLMGHVSLFLGHQPATNNVALSSYSGKLDHHTL from the coding sequence ATGATTTCAAGGGTCACATCTAGCTTCCAAAATCATCAAGGGCTTGAGATGTTCCCTGAGCATGAAGATTTGGTGTCACCCTCTGTGGAATCTGGCTCAGTTTCACATTCCAGTACCCTCCTCTTCAATCTCTCTATTCTCAAGGACAAGGTGAGTGAGGTGCAGACCCTAGTAGGTGTTATTCTCTCCCCAAATCAAACCCTGCCCGAGTCAACTTCCATGGCCATATCCAGCATGAACTCCACAATCCAAGAAATCCTAGTCACTGCCTCATCAATGATGTTCGCCTGCCAACAGATGGCTCTCACAACCCCTCCAGGTACTACTAATAATAACACCACTACATGCACCCACAAATTGCACCAGCCCAACAAGTTATTGCCTCACTCAAATTTTCCCACAAATACAAGTCTGCTTGGTAACATAGCCATAGATATCAGTGACCATCATCAGGGTTGTTTATTTTCTAGCACTGAGTCAGAGGCACTGGACTGGTTTAGTGAAAGCTATAACAACAATAAGGACGATAATAGCAATAGCAATATTAGTAAGACTAAGGAAGATGATCCAGGCGTTGTAATTGGTGAAAACAAGATGATTATTAGTAGAGGTGGAGCTCCAAGGGAAGAACACGAACTTAACGAAGAAGGGTATAGTCATAGTGATATAATTGAATTGGATGCTGCGGATTTGTTGGCTAAGTACACGCACTATTGCCAAATTTGTGGGAAAGGGTTCAAGCGTGATGCGAATTTGAGGATGCACATGAGGGCTCATGGGGACGAGTACAAGACGAATGCTGCATTGAGCAACCCAATTAAGAATAAGGGGAAGTTGGAAGAGGTTTTGATGGGTGTGAAGGCAAAGAGATATTCTTGTCCTGAAGAAGGGTGTAGGTGGAACCAAAAGCACGCCAAGTTCCAGCCATTGAAGTCGATGATTTGTGCTAAGAATCATTACAAGAGAAGCCATTGCCCCAAAATGTATGTGTGCAAGAGATGCAACCAGAAACAGTTCTCTGTGCTCTCTGATCTTAGGACACATGAGAAGCACTGCGGGGATCTCAAGTGGCAGTGCTCGTGTGGCACTTCCTTTTCTAGGAAAGACAAACTCATGGGCCATGTTTCTTTGTTCCTCGGACACCAACCAGCTACCAACAATGTTGCTCTCTCCTCATACTCTGGGAAATTGGACCACCACACATTGTAA
- the LOC106758631 gene encoding serine carboxypeptidase-like 51, whose translation MKKFQAFLVTLVFLVALFQGGSVTCSSSSSRSEDGSEEWGYVEIRPKAHLFWWLYRTPYRVDNPSKPWPIILWLQGGPGASGVGLGNFGEIGPLDGNLKPRNFTWLRKADLLFVDNPVGTGYSYVEDSDLYAKTDQEATTDLTTLLVELFNNDANLQKSPLFIVAESYGGKFAVALALSAFKAIQRGTLKATLGGVALGDTWISPEDFVFSWGPLLKDLSRLDDNGLQKANSIAERIKQQLEAGQFVDATNSWADLENEIIASSNSVDFYNFLQDSDSDSNSINAMELGLSKEVSIMRYSKYLMSKISTLGSEDEDLEKLLNGVIRKKLKIIPENVTYEVQSWEAFESLEGDFMKPRISEVDELLTLGVNVTVYSGQVDLITQLKFSDIFMVPVDQPCVALDMVGAITQSPAA comes from the exons ATGAAAAAGTTTCAAGCTTTTCTGGTCACTCTTGTATTCCTTGTTGCACTATTTCAGGGAGGATCAGTAACATGTAGCAGTAGCAGCTCAAGGAGTGAAGACGGATCAGAGGAATGGGGATATGTGGAAATCAGACCCA AAGCTCATTTATTCTGGTGGCTTTACAGAACTCCATACAGAGTCGATAATCCCTCAAAACCCTGGCCAATCATTCTCTGGTTGCAGGGAGGACCA GGTGCTTCTGGAGTTGGGCTTGGCAATTTTGGAGAGATTGGTCCTTTGGATGGAAATTTGAAGCCCCGGAATTTCACTTGGTTGAGAAAAGCAGATCTCTTGTTTGTG GACAACCCTGTTGGAACCGGGTACAGTTATGTTGAAGATTCGGATCTCTATGCCAAAACAGACCAAGAGGCAACCACAGACTTGACAACCTTGTTAGTTGAATTATTCAACAATGATGCCAACCTCCAAAAGAGTCCTCTGTTCATTGTGGCAGAGTCTTATGGTGGCAAGTTTGCTGTAGCTCTTGCATTATCAGCTTTCAAAGCTATTCAACGAGGAACATTGAAGGCTACACTTGGAG gTGTGGCATTAGGAGATACCTGGATTTCCCCAGAAGATTTTGTG TTCTCATGGGGTCCTCTACTGAAAGATCTATCAAGACTTGATGACAATGGACTGCAAAAGGCAAACAG TATAGCTGAGAGGATCAAGCAGCAACTTGAGGCAGGTCAATTTGTTGATGCAACTAACTCATGGGCTGATCTTGAGAATGAGATTATCGCTAGCAGCAATTCTGTG gATTTCTATAATTTTCTACAAGATTCAGACAGTGATTCAAACAGCATAAACGCAATGGAGCTGGGATTATCGAAAGAAGTGTCAATTATGCGATACTCCAAGTATCTTATGTCAAAAATTTCAACCCTTGGTAGTGAGGACGAAGATCTTGAAAAATTACTAAACGGTGTCATCAGGAAGAAGTTAAAGATCATTCCCGAGAATGTTAC ATACGAAGTGCAGTCCTGGGAGGCTTTCGAGAGTCTTGAAGGAGATTTTATGAAGCCAAGAATCAGTGAG GTTGATGAGCTGCTGACACTTGGGGTCAACGTGACTGTGTACAGTGGTCAA GTTGATCTCATT ACTCAGTTGAAGttttctgatatttttatg GTACCTGTTGATCAACCCTGTGTAGCACTAGACATGGTGGGTGCAATTACACAATCACCAGCTGCTTGA
- the LOC106758931 gene encoding uncharacterized protein LOC106758931, whose protein sequence is MASLPLSNAKKPVKYSVVDAFSESAFKGNPAAVCLLEEEKEEKWLQALAAEFNISQTSFITPITPKSDSSIPSFRLRWFTPVAEVKLCGHATLATAHVLFSSGSVDSDVIEFQTLSGVLVAKRIPAIHTSSASNLHKDLTDLYIELDFPADPVTEFNFYENASLISEALGGASIIDVKRTTIGDSLLVIISSGKAVSELQPQLDAIVKCPAIGVIVSGVAPSDSEFDFISRFFCPKLGISEDPVCGSAHCALTPYWSKKLGKCDFKAYQASPRGGVLNIHFDEATQRVFLRGKAVTVMEGHVVV, encoded by the exons ATGGCATCTCTTCCATTGTCAAATGCAAAGAAACCTGTGAAATACTCTGTG GTAGATGCATTTTCTGAGTCAGCATTCAAGGGGAATCCTGCAGCTGTGTGTTtgttggaagaagaaaaggaggagAAGTGGCTCCAAGCATTAGCAGCAGAATTCAATATCTCTCAGACCTCTTTCATAACTCCCATTACTCCAAAATCAGACTCCTCTATCCCCAGTTTTCGCCTCAGATGGTTTACACCTGTTGCTGAG GTTAAACTCTGTGGTCACGCTACATTAGCCACTGCTCATGTACTATTTTCATCAGGTTCTGTGGATAGTGATGTCATTGAATTTCAGACGCTATCTGGAGTACTGGTTGCTAAAAGGATCCCAGCAATTCATACTTCCAGTGCCTCAAACTTGCACAAAGATCTCACAGATTTGTATATTGAATTGGATTTTCCTGCTGATCCGGTTACCGAGTTCAACTTTTATGAGAATGCTTCACTAATTTCTGAGGCATTAGGCGGTGCTTCCATAATTGATGTGAAAAGGACAACAATTGGAGATTCCTTGCTC GTCATAATCTCATCTGGGAAAGCTGTCTCAGAACTACAGCCACAGCTTGATGCAATAGTTAAATGCCCTGCAATAGGGGTAATTGTTTCGGGGGTGGCTCCTTCAGATTCAGAATTTGATTTCATAAGTAGATTTTTCTGTCCAAAACTTGGAATCAGTGAG GATCCTGTTTGTGGGAGTGCACATTGCGCATTGACACCCTACTGGAGCAAGAAACTAGGGAAGTGCGACTTCAAGGCTTATCAG GCATCACCCAGAGGAGGGGTTCTCAATATCCACTTTGATGAAGCCACTCAGAGAGTGTTTCTGCGTGGAAAGGCTGTTACAGTGATGGAGGGACATGTTGTAGTGTAG
- the LOC106759268 gene encoding uncharacterized protein LOC106759268 isoform X1, whose protein sequence is MAKGTDSDEFVLLSRVRTGLKREFAFAMKAQSEICGASLGRTRASKNRPDPPVQTASARKRSRKTVEPKTSEDVLSEEEAKSDVVDLQSDDEPKNNHAGESESAAMLVCEEETKSDVAIENIVGEEEPKVLETVICEEEPKVLETVICEEEPKVLETVICEEEPKXLETVXXEEEPKVLETVISEEEPKALEIVVGEEEPKVFDSGVNEEEPVVAETLKEEVVDETAQPLGEINEESEKSVSGDKVPIGETLVLENDDDKGKKYKKRTKKWIERLPTVRRFTRSALKEKPEEANDEKNVGAVGVDDVIKRESETEASVLMTTPISGRFSNSRLRKFPSKLKDLLATGILDGLTVRYMKGSKARKNGETALQGVIRNSGILCFCESCMGIEVVTPTVFELHAGSANKRPPEYIYMDCGNGGNNLRDVMNACCDLPLESMEEAVQKLLGGFTMNKSSICLHCRGACKGVSKLLCDCCLASPPQIATASSIKISSPVQSRSPEPVMVQKSLDNEMQSNSLDNGVQPDSLNNCLAPNSLINEMKPNLLHSGMKLNSSNSVMKPNSLKNGMKHSASRGKSQGRLTRKDLRLHKLVFEGDVLPDGTEVAYYAHGKKLLVGYKKGYGIFCTCCNSEVSASQFEAHAGWASRRKPYLHIYTSNGISLHELSISLSKDRRFSNNDNDDLCIICEDGGDLLCCDGCPRAFHIDCVPLPCIPSGTWYCKYCQNVFQKDRQGQHNKNALAAGRIEGTDILEQMNPRCIRVVRTVEVDHGGCALCSRHNFSKSFGPRTVIICDQCEKEYHVGCLKDHNMQNLEELPEGNWFCGTSCNQIHSALADLAACGEKSVPESLLSLIKKKHEEKSIDIQGDLDVKWRVINWKLDDSVENRKRLSKAVAIFHERFDPIVDSTSGRDFIPTMLFGRNIRGQDFSGMYCAVLTVNGDIVCAGVFRVFGSEIAELPLVATTSDQQGQGYFQCLFSCIETLLGSLNVKNLVLPAADEAESIWTGKFGFTKLAQDEINKYKKFYRMMIFQGTSVLHKPVPAL, encoded by the exons ATGGCCAAGGGCACCGATTCCGACGAGTTCGTGTTGCTTTCTAGGGTCCGGACTGGTCTCAAGAGGGAGTTCGCGTTCGCAATGAAGGCCCAATCTGAGATCTGCGGCGCTTCTCTGGGCCGAACGCGGGCCAGCAAGAACCGGCCTGACCCTCCTGTTCAGACTGCATCTGCCCGGAAACGGTCCAGGAAGACCGTCGAGCCGAAAACGTCGGAGGACGTCTTGAGCGAGGAAGAGGCTAAGAGCGACGTGGTGGATCTTCAGAGCGATGATGAGCCGAAGAATAATCACGCGGGAGAGTCAGAGTCTGCGGCAATGTTGGTTTGTGAAGAGGAAACGAAGAGTGATGTGGCCATTGAAAATATTGTGGGCGAAGAGGAGCCGAAGGTGTTGGAAACTGTTATCTGCGAAGAGGAGCCAAAGGTGTTGGAAACTGTTATCTGCGAAGAGGAGCCGAAGGTGTTGGAAACTGTTATCTGCGAAGAGGAGCCGAAGNTGTTGGAAACTGTTATNTGNGAAGAGGAGCCGAAGGTGTTGGAAACTGTTATCAGCGAGGAGGAACCGAAGGCGTTAGAAATTGTCGTGGGCGAAGAGGAACCGAAGGTGTTTGATAGTGGTGTCAATGAGGAGGAGCCTGTTGTGGCTGAGACGTTGAAGGAAGAGGTTGTGGATGAGACGGCACAACCTCTTGGCGAAATTAATGAGGAATCGGAGAAGAGTGTTTCGGGAGATAAGGTACCTATTGGGGAAACCCTTGTTTTGGAGAATGATGATGATAAGGGGAAGAAGTATAAGAAGAGAACGAAAAAGTGGATTGAGAGGCTTCCGACTGTGAGAAGGTTTACGCGGTCGGCATTGAAGGAAAAACCCGAGGAAGCAAATGACGAGAAAAATGTTGGTGCGGTTGGAGTTGATGATGTTATTAAGAGGGAATCAGAAACTGAGGCTTCGGTGTTAATGACCACTCCTATTTCGGGAAGATTTTCGAATTCTAGGTTGAGGAAATTTCCTTCCAAGTTGAAGGATCTTCTGGCTACGGGCATTCTTGACGGATTGACAGTGAGGTACATGAAAGGATCAAAG GCTCGAAAGAATGGAGAAACAGCGCTTCAAGGAGTGATTCGAAACTCTGGGATTCTGTGCTTTTGTGAGAGTTGCATGGGGATTGAG GTGGTCACGCCCACTGTGTTTGAGCTGCATGCTGGCAGTGCAAATAAACGTCCCCCGGAGTATATTTACATGGATtgtgggaatggtggaaataACCTCCGTGATGTCATGAATGCCTGCTGCGATTTGCCATTGGAGTCAATGGAGGAAGCCGTCCAAAAACTACTTGGTGGCTTCACTATGAACAAATCTTCGATCTGTTTACACTGCCGAG GAGCATGCAAGGGTGTGTCAAAGCTCTTATGCGATTGTTGCTTAGCAAGTCCCCCTCAAATAGCCACAGCAAGTAGCATAAAGATTTCATCACCGGTTCAATCAAG ATCACCAGAGCCAGTAATGGTTCAAAAATCACTAGACAATGAGATGCAGTCAAATTCATTAGACAATGGAGTGCAACCAGACTCGCTAAATAATTGCTTGGCGCCAAACTCATTAATCAATGAGATGAAGCCAAATTTGTTACATAGTGGGATGAAGCTTAATTCATCAAACAGTGTGATGAAGCCAAATTCATTAAAGAATGGGATGAAGCACAGTGCATCTCGTGGTAAGAGTCAGGGAAGACTAACTAGGAA gGATCTGCGCTTGCATAAGTTGGTATTTGAAGGAGATGTTTTGCCTGATGGAACTGAAGTAGCCTACTATGCTCATGGAAAG AAACTGTTGGTTGGTTACAAAAAGGGATATGGAATATTTTGTACCTGCTGCAACAGTGAG GTCAGTGCTTCTCAGTTTGAAGCTCATGCTGGTTGGGCATCTCGACGAAAGCC TTACCTGCACATTTACACATCTAATGGAATCTCACTCCATGAGTTGTCCATCTCTTTATCAAAAGACCGGAGATTTTCCAACAATGATAATGATGATCTCTGCATCATATGTGAAGATGGAGGGGATCTTTTGTGTTGTGATGGATGCCCTAGAGCTTTTCACATAG ACTGTGTCCCTTTGCCATGCATTCCCAGTGGTACTTGGTATTGTAAGTATTGCCAGAATGTTTTCCAGAAAGATAGGCAGGGGCAACATAATAAGAATGCTCTGGCAGCTGGAAGGATTGAAGGCACTGATATTTTGGAACAGATGAACCCAAGATGTATTCGTGTTGTCAGAACTGTAGAAGTTGACCATGGTGGATGTGCCTTGTGCAG TCGTCACAATTTCAGTAAAAGCTTTGGTCCTCGGACAGTAATTATTTGTGATCAG TGTGAGAAAGAATATCATGTTGGATGCTTGAAGGATCATAATATGCAGAACCTTGAG GAATTGCCTGAGGGGAATTGGTTTTGTGGCACATCTTGCAATCAAATTCATTCTGCTCTGGCAGATTTAGCAGCTTGCGGGGAAAAGAGTGTCCCAGAGTCCCTTCtaagtttgataaaaaagaagCACGAAGAGAAAAGTATAGACATTCAAGGTGACCTTGATGTTAAATGGAGGGTTATAAATTGGAAGCTAGATGATTCTGTCGAAAATAGGAAAAGGCTTTCAAAGGCTGTTGCTATCTTCCAT GAAAGGTTTGATCCTATAGTTGATTCAACATCGGGCCGAGATTTCATTCCGACAATGTTGTTTGG AAGGAACATTCGGGGTCAAGACTTTAGTGGGATGTACTGTGCAGTGCTTACTGTCAA TGGAGATATTGTGTGCGCTGGAGTATTTCGTGTCTTTGGGTCAGAAATTGCTGAGCTTCCATTGGTGGCAACAACTTCTGATCAACAAGGACAG ggTTATTTTCAGTGTCTATTTTCTTGTATCGAGACATTACTTGGTTCTTTGAATGTGAAAAACCTTGTCCTACCAGCTGCCGATGAAGCTGAATCGATATGGACCGGTAAATTTGGGTTTACAAAGCTAGCTCAAGATGAG ATAAACAAGTATAAGAAATTTTATCGCATGATGATATTTCAAGGGACGTCGGTGTTACATAAGCCTGTTCCTGCGCTCTGA
- the LOC106759268 gene encoding uncharacterized protein LOC106759268 isoform X2, producing the protein MAKGTDSDEFVLLSRVRTGLKREFAFAMKAQSEICGASLGRTRASKNRPDPPVQTASARKRSRKTVEPKTSEDVLSEEEAKSDVVDLQSDDEPKNNHAGESESAAMLVCEEETKSDVAIENIVGEEEPKVLETVICEEEPKVLETVICEEEPKXLETVXXEEEPKVLETVISEEEPKALEIVVGEEEPKVFDSGVNEEEPVVAETLKEEVVDETAQPLGEINEESEKSVSGDKVPIGETLVLENDDDKGKKYKKRTKKWIERLPTVRRFTRSALKEKPEEANDEKNVGAVGVDDVIKRESETEASVLMTTPISGRFSNSRLRKFPSKLKDLLATGILDGLTVRYMKGSKARKNGETALQGVIRNSGILCFCESCMGIEVVTPTVFELHAGSANKRPPEYIYMDCGNGGNNLRDVMNACCDLPLESMEEAVQKLLGGFTMNKSSICLHCRGACKGVSKLLCDCCLASPPQIATASSIKISSPVQSRSPEPVMVQKSLDNEMQSNSLDNGVQPDSLNNCLAPNSLINEMKPNLLHSGMKLNSSNSVMKPNSLKNGMKHSASRGKSQGRLTRKDLRLHKLVFEGDVLPDGTEVAYYAHGKKLLVGYKKGYGIFCTCCNSEVSASQFEAHAGWASRRKPYLHIYTSNGISLHELSISLSKDRRFSNNDNDDLCIICEDGGDLLCCDGCPRAFHIDCVPLPCIPSGTWYCKYCQNVFQKDRQGQHNKNALAAGRIEGTDILEQMNPRCIRVVRTVEVDHGGCALCSRHNFSKSFGPRTVIICDQCEKEYHVGCLKDHNMQNLEELPEGNWFCGTSCNQIHSALADLAACGEKSVPESLLSLIKKKHEEKSIDIQGDLDVKWRVINWKLDDSVENRKRLSKAVAIFHERFDPIVDSTSGRDFIPTMLFGRNIRGQDFSGMYCAVLTVNGDIVCAGVFRVFGSEIAELPLVATTSDQQGQGYFQCLFSCIETLLGSLNVKNLVLPAADEAESIWTGKFGFTKLAQDEINKYKKFYRMMIFQGTSVLHKPVPAL; encoded by the exons ATGGCCAAGGGCACCGATTCCGACGAGTTCGTGTTGCTTTCTAGGGTCCGGACTGGTCTCAAGAGGGAGTTCGCGTTCGCAATGAAGGCCCAATCTGAGATCTGCGGCGCTTCTCTGGGCCGAACGCGGGCCAGCAAGAACCGGCCTGACCCTCCTGTTCAGACTGCATCTGCCCGGAAACGGTCCAGGAAGACCGTCGAGCCGAAAACGTCGGAGGACGTCTTGAGCGAGGAAGAGGCTAAGAGCGACGTGGTGGATCTTCAGAGCGATGATGAGCCGAAGAATAATCACGCGGGAGAGTCAGAGTCTGCGGCAATGTTGGTTTGTGAAGAGGAAACGAAGAGTGATGTGGCCATTGAAAATATTGTGGGCGAAGAGGAGCCGAAGGTGTTGGAAACTGTTATCTGCGAAGAGGAGCCAAAG GTGTTGGAAACTGTTATCTGCGAAGAGGAGCCGAAGNTGTTGGAAACTGTTATNTGNGAAGAGGAGCCGAAGGTGTTGGAAACTGTTATCAGCGAGGAGGAACCGAAGGCGTTAGAAATTGTCGTGGGCGAAGAGGAACCGAAGGTGTTTGATAGTGGTGTCAATGAGGAGGAGCCTGTTGTGGCTGAGACGTTGAAGGAAGAGGTTGTGGATGAGACGGCACAACCTCTTGGCGAAATTAATGAGGAATCGGAGAAGAGTGTTTCGGGAGATAAGGTACCTATTGGGGAAACCCTTGTTTTGGAGAATGATGATGATAAGGGGAAGAAGTATAAGAAGAGAACGAAAAAGTGGATTGAGAGGCTTCCGACTGTGAGAAGGTTTACGCGGTCGGCATTGAAGGAAAAACCCGAGGAAGCAAATGACGAGAAAAATGTTGGTGCGGTTGGAGTTGATGATGTTATTAAGAGGGAATCAGAAACTGAGGCTTCGGTGTTAATGACCACTCCTATTTCGGGAAGATTTTCGAATTCTAGGTTGAGGAAATTTCCTTCCAAGTTGAAGGATCTTCTGGCTACGGGCATTCTTGACGGATTGACAGTGAGGTACATGAAAGGATCAAAG GCTCGAAAGAATGGAGAAACAGCGCTTCAAGGAGTGATTCGAAACTCTGGGATTCTGTGCTTTTGTGAGAGTTGCATGGGGATTGAG GTGGTCACGCCCACTGTGTTTGAGCTGCATGCTGGCAGTGCAAATAAACGTCCCCCGGAGTATATTTACATGGATtgtgggaatggtggaaataACCTCCGTGATGTCATGAATGCCTGCTGCGATTTGCCATTGGAGTCAATGGAGGAAGCCGTCCAAAAACTACTTGGTGGCTTCACTATGAACAAATCTTCGATCTGTTTACACTGCCGAG GAGCATGCAAGGGTGTGTCAAAGCTCTTATGCGATTGTTGCTTAGCAAGTCCCCCTCAAATAGCCACAGCAAGTAGCATAAAGATTTCATCACCGGTTCAATCAAG ATCACCAGAGCCAGTAATGGTTCAAAAATCACTAGACAATGAGATGCAGTCAAATTCATTAGACAATGGAGTGCAACCAGACTCGCTAAATAATTGCTTGGCGCCAAACTCATTAATCAATGAGATGAAGCCAAATTTGTTACATAGTGGGATGAAGCTTAATTCATCAAACAGTGTGATGAAGCCAAATTCATTAAAGAATGGGATGAAGCACAGTGCATCTCGTGGTAAGAGTCAGGGAAGACTAACTAGGAA gGATCTGCGCTTGCATAAGTTGGTATTTGAAGGAGATGTTTTGCCTGATGGAACTGAAGTAGCCTACTATGCTCATGGAAAG AAACTGTTGGTTGGTTACAAAAAGGGATATGGAATATTTTGTACCTGCTGCAACAGTGAG GTCAGTGCTTCTCAGTTTGAAGCTCATGCTGGTTGGGCATCTCGACGAAAGCC TTACCTGCACATTTACACATCTAATGGAATCTCACTCCATGAGTTGTCCATCTCTTTATCAAAAGACCGGAGATTTTCCAACAATGATAATGATGATCTCTGCATCATATGTGAAGATGGAGGGGATCTTTTGTGTTGTGATGGATGCCCTAGAGCTTTTCACATAG ACTGTGTCCCTTTGCCATGCATTCCCAGTGGTACTTGGTATTGTAAGTATTGCCAGAATGTTTTCCAGAAAGATAGGCAGGGGCAACATAATAAGAATGCTCTGGCAGCTGGAAGGATTGAAGGCACTGATATTTTGGAACAGATGAACCCAAGATGTATTCGTGTTGTCAGAACTGTAGAAGTTGACCATGGTGGATGTGCCTTGTGCAG TCGTCACAATTTCAGTAAAAGCTTTGGTCCTCGGACAGTAATTATTTGTGATCAG TGTGAGAAAGAATATCATGTTGGATGCTTGAAGGATCATAATATGCAGAACCTTGAG GAATTGCCTGAGGGGAATTGGTTTTGTGGCACATCTTGCAATCAAATTCATTCTGCTCTGGCAGATTTAGCAGCTTGCGGGGAAAAGAGTGTCCCAGAGTCCCTTCtaagtttgataaaaaagaagCACGAAGAGAAAAGTATAGACATTCAAGGTGACCTTGATGTTAAATGGAGGGTTATAAATTGGAAGCTAGATGATTCTGTCGAAAATAGGAAAAGGCTTTCAAAGGCTGTTGCTATCTTCCAT GAAAGGTTTGATCCTATAGTTGATTCAACATCGGGCCGAGATTTCATTCCGACAATGTTGTTTGG AAGGAACATTCGGGGTCAAGACTTTAGTGGGATGTACTGTGCAGTGCTTACTGTCAA TGGAGATATTGTGTGCGCTGGAGTATTTCGTGTCTTTGGGTCAGAAATTGCTGAGCTTCCATTGGTGGCAACAACTTCTGATCAACAAGGACAG ggTTATTTTCAGTGTCTATTTTCTTGTATCGAGACATTACTTGGTTCTTTGAATGTGAAAAACCTTGTCCTACCAGCTGCCGATGAAGCTGAATCGATATGGACCGGTAAATTTGGGTTTACAAAGCTAGCTCAAGATGAG ATAAACAAGTATAAGAAATTTTATCGCATGATGATATTTCAAGGGACGTCGGTGTTACATAAGCCTGTTCCTGCGCTCTGA